The following proteins come from a genomic window of Geomonas sp. RF6:
- the fcl gene encoding GDP-L-fucose synthase, translating into MDKSSKIFVAGHRGLVGSAIVRRLEEEGFTNLLLRTSQELDLRDQEKTLSFFTAERPDYVFLAAARVGGIVANNTKPADFIYDNLMIQSNTIHSSFLTGVKKLLFLGSTCIYPRMAPQPIREDALLTGPLEPTNEAYAIAKIAGIKMCQAYNRQHGTRYISAMPTNLYGPNDNFDLTTSHVLPALIRKFHEAKVSASPTVSIWGSGTPFREFVHVDDVADASLYLMERYEGWDPVNVGSGEELTIGDLARLIKETVGFDGELVFDSSKPDGTPRKLSDVNRIHGLGWRHRIPLNEGLKNVYQWYLANRA; encoded by the coding sequence ATGGATAAATCTTCCAAGATCTTTGTGGCGGGGCACCGGGGACTGGTGGGCTCCGCGATCGTACGCCGCCTCGAGGAGGAGGGTTTCACGAACCTCCTACTGCGCACGAGCCAGGAGCTCGACCTGCGCGACCAGGAAAAGACCCTCTCCTTTTTCACCGCGGAGCGCCCGGATTACGTCTTCCTCGCCGCGGCGCGGGTCGGGGGGATCGTGGCGAACAACACGAAGCCGGCCGATTTCATCTACGACAACCTGATGATCCAGAGCAACACCATTCACAGCTCCTTTCTTACCGGCGTGAAAAAGCTCCTCTTCCTCGGCAGCACCTGCATCTACCCGCGCATGGCGCCCCAGCCGATCCGGGAGGACGCGCTTCTCACCGGGCCGCTGGAGCCGACAAACGAGGCGTACGCCATCGCGAAGATCGCCGGGATCAAGATGTGCCAGGCGTACAACCGGCAGCACGGCACCCGCTACATAAGCGCCATGCCTACGAACCTGTACGGCCCGAACGACAACTTCGACCTCACCACCTCCCACGTCCTTCCCGCCTTGATCCGGAAGTTCCACGAGGCGAAGGTCTCCGCCTCGCCGACGGTGAGCATCTGGGGGAGCGGCACCCCGTTCCGGGAGTTCGTCCACGTGGACGACGTCGCGGACGCCTCCCTCTACCTCATGGAGCGCTACGAGGGGTGGGACCCGGTGAATGTGGGGTCGGGGGAGGAGCTGACCATAGGGGATCTGGCACGGCTCATTAAGGAGACGGTAGGGTTTGACGGGGAGCTCGTCTTCGACAGCTCCAAGCCCGACGGCACGCCGCGCAAGCTCTCCGACGTGAACCGCATTCACGGGCTCGGCTGGAGGCACCGGATCCCCCTTAACGAGGGGCTCAAGAACGTGTACCAATGGTACCTGGCCAATAGGGCGTAA
- a CDS encoding NAD-dependent epimerase produces the protein MAKILVTGAAGFIGFHLSKRLLDSGVEVVGLDNMNDYYDVTLKQARLKQLEGRPGFRLVTMDLADREGIARLFEAEQFERVVNLAAQAGVRYSLVNPYAYIDSNIQGFINILEGCRHNGVKHLVYASSSSVYGANTAMPFSVHDNVDHPVSLYAATKKANELMAHTYSSLYNLPTTGLRFFTVYGPWGRPDMALFLFTKAILEGKPIDVFNFGKMRRDFTFIDDIVEGVLRVTAKIPEPNAAWSGDNPDPGTSYAPYRIYNIGNHNPVELMHFIEVLEKALGKTAQKNLLPIQAGDVPATYANVDDLMADVGFKPATSIEEGIGRFVGWYREYYGV, from the coding sequence GTGGCAAAAATCCTGGTGACCGGCGCGGCCGGCTTTATCGGTTTTCACCTGAGCAAGAGGCTGCTCGACAGCGGCGTCGAGGTGGTTGGCCTCGACAACATGAACGACTACTACGATGTGACGCTGAAGCAGGCGCGACTGAAGCAGCTGGAGGGGCGGCCCGGGTTCCGCCTCGTGACGATGGATCTCGCCGACCGTGAGGGGATCGCCCGCCTCTTCGAGGCGGAGCAGTTCGAGCGGGTGGTGAACCTCGCCGCACAGGCCGGGGTGCGCTACTCCCTCGTCAATCCGTACGCCTACATCGACAGCAATATCCAGGGGTTCATCAACATTCTCGAGGGGTGCCGCCACAACGGGGTGAAGCACCTCGTCTACGCTTCCTCCAGCTCCGTCTACGGCGCGAACACCGCGATGCCCTTCTCGGTGCACGACAACGTCGACCACCCGGTCTCCCTGTACGCCGCGACGAAGAAGGCGAACGAGCTCATGGCGCACACCTATTCGAGCCTGTACAACCTCCCCACCACGGGGCTTCGCTTCTTCACCGTGTACGGACCGTGGGGGAGGCCGGACATGGCGCTCTTTCTCTTCACGAAAGCGATTCTTGAGGGGAAGCCGATCGACGTCTTCAACTTCGGGAAGATGCGCCGGGACTTCACCTTCATCGACGACATCGTGGAAGGGGTGCTGCGGGTGACCGCGAAGATCCCGGAGCCGAATGCGGCCTGGAGCGGCGACAACCCGGACCCCGGGACGAGTTACGCTCCGTACCGGATCTACAACATCGGTAACCACAACCCGGTCGAGCTCATGCACTTCATCGAGGTGCTGGAAAAGGCGCTCGGAAAGACCGCCCAGAAGAACCTCCTGCCGATCCAGGCGGGGGACGTCCCCGCGACGTACGCGAACGTGGACGACCTGATGGCGGACGTCGGCTTCAAGCCCGCCACCTCCATCGAGGAAGGGATCGGCCGCTTCGTGGGCTGGTACCGGGAGTATTACGGGGTGTAG
- the waaC gene encoding lipopolysaccharide heptosyltransferase I, translated as MRIAIVRLTSLGDIIFCMAALQFIKRHLPESSITWFADAKFADILDHNPDLDAVVKVKLKGLKKNLSLEKVRGEYRRVVEAGKFDVAIDLHGMLKSAVIARKAGEVRCGFHRTVAKEPLATFLYDRTFAPPMSITPVARYTTLAAQSLGIPFAEEELLKKSPYLFHGAGDAEASAGFFQGEGKNVLLVPGTSLGLKNYPADRFASICNRLQANILICHGGDQELETARYIEKRCPSARILPRLNLNQLKAAVSRADLVIGGDTGPTHIAWANNVPVIALFGPTPVCTYPSEISRIVVPPRGIGRPMQEIEEETIVRHAEELLQQQTRTQREG; from the coding sequence TTGAGGATCGCCATAGTCAGGCTCACCTCCCTCGGTGACATAATTTTCTGCATGGCCGCCTTGCAGTTCATCAAGCGCCACCTCCCGGAGAGCTCCATCACCTGGTTTGCCGATGCGAAGTTCGCCGACATCCTCGATCACAACCCCGACCTCGACGCGGTGGTGAAGGTGAAGCTCAAGGGGCTGAAGAAGAATCTTTCCCTCGAAAAGGTGAGGGGGGAGTACCGTCGCGTCGTCGAAGCGGGAAAGTTCGATGTCGCCATCGATCTGCACGGCATGCTAAAATCGGCGGTCATCGCCAGGAAGGCGGGGGAGGTCCGTTGCGGCTTCCACCGCACCGTGGCAAAGGAGCCGCTGGCGACCTTCTTGTACGACAGGACCTTCGCGCCGCCGATGTCGATAACTCCGGTCGCCCGCTATACGACTCTCGCGGCGCAGTCGCTGGGGATTCCCTTTGCGGAGGAGGAGCTTCTGAAGAAGTCTCCCTACCTCTTCCATGGCGCGGGGGACGCCGAGGCGTCCGCGGGATTTTTCCAGGGGGAGGGGAAGAACGTGCTCCTCGTTCCGGGGACGAGCCTCGGGCTGAAGAATTACCCGGCCGACAGGTTCGCCTCGATCTGCAACCGGCTGCAGGCGAACATCCTCATCTGTCACGGAGGGGATCAGGAGCTGGAAACGGCGCGCTACATCGAGAAGCGCTGCCCCTCGGCCCGGATACTCCCCCGGCTGAACCTGAACCAGCTGAAGGCGGCGGTAAGCCGCGCCGATCTCGTCATCGGCGGCGACACGGGACCGACCCACATCGCGTGGGCCAATAACGTGCCGGTCATCGCCCTCTTTGGTCCGACACCGGTGTGCACCTACCCGTCGGAGATCAGCAGGATCGTCGTGCCGCCGCGAGGGATCGGGCGCCCCATGCAGGAGATCGAGGAAGAGACGATCGTGAGGCACGCCGAAGAATTGCTCCAGCAGCAGACTCGGACGCAGCGAGAAGGCTGA
- a CDS encoding nucleotide sugar dehydrogenase translates to MSARERIVSVVGLGYVGLPVAVAFGKVRRTVGFDINAARIAELKAGKDRTAEVTADDLAAADILFTDSVEDLRAADFHIVAVPTPVDSANQPDLTPVLRASRTVGKALKPGAIVVYESTVYPGVTEEECVPILEQESGLLCGRDFTVGYSPERINPGDKEHTFTKIKKVVAGQDAATLEIVASVYESVVTAGVHRASSIKVAEAAKVIENTQRDINIAFMNELSLIFDRMGIDTAEVLEAAGTKWNFLRFTPGLVGGHCIGVDPYYLTHKAEKLGYHPQVILAGRRINDGMGRFIAQRTIKEMIRGGRSVVGATVTVLGLTFKEDCPDIRNSKVVDIIAELNDYGLRVQVHDPLADRAEALHEYGVELTPLDRLEPAAALIVGVAHKEYRALAPSDLCALAEEGAVLADVKGIFDPSLLADAGLAVWRL, encoded by the coding sequence ATGAGTGCAAGAGAGCGTATCGTATCGGTGGTGGGGTTGGGGTACGTGGGACTTCCTGTGGCGGTGGCGTTCGGCAAGGTGCGCAGGACCGTCGGCTTCGACATCAACGCCGCACGCATCGCGGAGCTGAAAGCCGGCAAGGATCGCACCGCGGAGGTGACGGCGGACGACCTCGCCGCGGCGGATATCCTCTTCACCGACAGTGTCGAGGACCTGCGCGCCGCGGATTTCCACATCGTCGCTGTCCCTACTCCGGTGGACAGTGCGAACCAGCCGGATCTGACCCCGGTGCTGCGCGCGTCGCGCACGGTCGGGAAGGCGCTGAAGCCGGGGGCGATTGTGGTGTACGAGTCCACCGTCTACCCCGGTGTCACCGAAGAGGAGTGCGTGCCGATCCTGGAGCAGGAGTCGGGGCTTCTGTGCGGCAGGGACTTCACCGTCGGCTACAGCCCCGAGCGCATCAACCCGGGGGACAAGGAGCACACCTTCACGAAGATCAAGAAGGTCGTCGCGGGGCAGGATGCCGCCACCCTCGAGATCGTCGCGTCGGTGTACGAGTCGGTCGTGACCGCGGGGGTGCACCGCGCCTCCAGCATAAAGGTCGCCGAGGCGGCCAAGGTCATCGAAAATACCCAGCGAGATATAAACATCGCCTTCATGAACGAGCTTTCCCTCATCTTCGACCGGATGGGTATCGACACGGCAGAGGTGCTCGAGGCCGCCGGGACGAAGTGGAACTTCCTGAGATTCACCCCCGGACTGGTCGGGGGGCACTGCATCGGAGTGGACCCGTACTACCTGACCCACAAGGCGGAGAAGCTGGGATACCACCCGCAGGTCATCCTGGCGGGGAGGCGGATCAACGACGGAATGGGGCGCTTCATCGCCCAGCGCACCATCAAGGAGATGATCCGTGGGGGGCGCAGCGTCGTCGGCGCCACTGTGACGGTCCTCGGGCTCACCTTCAAGGAGGACTGCCCGGACATCCGCAACTCCAAGGTGGTGGATATCATCGCCGAGCTGAATGACTACGGCCTGCGGGTGCAGGTTCACGACCCGCTCGCCGACCGTGCAGAAGCGCTCCACGAGTACGGCGTGGAGCTCACTCCACTGGACCGTCTCGAACCTGCCGCAGCGCTCATCGTCGGCGTTGCCCACAAGGAGTACCGGGCCCTCGCTCCGTCCGACCTGTGCGCGCTGGCGGAGGAGGGTGCTGTTCTGGCGGACGTCAAAGGTATTTTCGACCCTTCTCTCCTTGCCGATGCAGGGCTGGCGGTGTGGCGGCTGTAG
- the gmd gene encoding GDP-mannose 4,6-dehydratase, which translates to MKKALITGITGQDGSYLAELLLKKGYQVHGMIRRSSSFNTGRIDHVYRDPHESENRLLLHYGDLNDASSINRLLREIRPDEIYNLGAQSHVRVSFDIPEYTGEVDALGTTRILEGIRETEINTRFYQASSSELYGKVLETPQKETTPFYPRSPYACAKAYSFYITLNYRESYGMFACNGILFNHESPRRGETFVTRKITRAAARIKLGLQDRLYLGNLEAKRDWGFAGDYVEAMWRMLQAPEPSDYVVATGETHSVREFAELVFARLDMPLVWQGEGVHEKGIIASTGKVALEIDPRYFRPAEVDLLLGDAAKARRELGWEPKTSFKALVEMMTDADLELAERERKANG; encoded by the coding sequence GTGAAGAAGGCTCTTATAACTGGCATAACAGGGCAGGACGGCTCGTATCTGGCGGAGCTGCTCCTCAAAAAAGGGTACCAGGTGCACGGCATGATCCGCCGCTCCTCGTCCTTCAATACCGGCCGCATCGACCATGTCTACCGTGACCCCCACGAGTCGGAGAACCGCCTCCTTCTGCACTACGGCGACCTGAACGACGCAAGCTCCATAAACCGCCTCCTGCGGGAGATCCGCCCGGACGAGATCTACAATCTCGGTGCCCAGAGCCACGTCCGCGTCTCCTTCGACATCCCGGAGTACACCGGCGAGGTCGACGCCCTCGGCACGACCCGCATCCTCGAGGGGATCCGGGAGACGGAGATCAATACCCGTTTCTACCAGGCATCCTCCTCGGAACTGTACGGGAAGGTCCTGGAGACCCCGCAGAAGGAGACGACCCCTTTTTACCCCCGTTCCCCCTACGCCTGCGCGAAGGCGTATTCCTTCTACATAACGCTGAACTACCGCGAAAGCTACGGGATGTTCGCCTGCAACGGCATCCTCTTCAACCACGAGTCCCCGCGCCGCGGCGAGACCTTCGTGACGAGGAAGATCACCCGTGCGGCCGCGCGCATCAAGCTCGGCCTGCAGGACCGCCTCTATCTCGGGAATCTGGAGGCGAAGAGGGACTGGGGCTTTGCGGGGGACTACGTGGAGGCGATGTGGCGCATGCTGCAGGCACCGGAGCCCTCCGACTACGTGGTGGCGACCGGCGAAACGCACAGCGTGCGCGAGTTCGCCGAGCTCGTCTTCGCGCGCCTCGACATGCCGCTCGTGTGGCAGGGGGAAGGGGTGCACGAAAAGGGGATCATCGCCTCCACCGGGAAGGTGGCGCTGGAGATCGACCCGCGCTACTTCCGCCCCGCGGAGGTCGACCTCCTGCTCGGTGACGCCGCAAAGGCGCGCCGCGAGCTGGGGTGGGAGCCGAAGACAAGCTTCAAGGCATTGGTGGAGATGATGACCGACGCCGACCTGGAGTTGGCGGAAAGGGAGCGGAAAGCCAATGGATAA
- a CDS encoding glycosyltransferase WbsX family protein, whose product MKTICFYLPQFHPTSENDEWWGKGFTEWTNVTKAKPRFKGHHQPQLPADLGFYDLRLEETRLAQAELAKSYGISGFCYYHYWFNGKRVLQRPFDEVLSSGRPEFPFCLCWANESWTRNWTGLNKHVLLEQTHSEEDDLAHLEWLLQVFKDKRYITVHKKPLLLIYRVDLIPHVARMIEMWRRGAKKHGFPDLYLVAVKNNFVKNSFRDLTDLGFDGVVEFQPNGAYFPHRSPVQKIVNKVKRKTNALVGRLSGNPLRQPLYVSDVYDYRKYVAKAVRGLAREGKVFPTVIPGWDNSARRRDGARILQNDDAALYGEWLKEALASTKRFHPEEQLVFINAWNEWAEGCKLEPDARNGRKFLEATREAVSEVSTA is encoded by the coding sequence ATGAAGACGATCTGTTTCTATCTGCCGCAGTTCCACCCGACGTCGGAAAACGACGAGTGGTGGGGGAAGGGCTTTACCGAGTGGACCAACGTCACGAAGGCGAAGCCGCGGTTCAAGGGGCACCACCAGCCGCAGCTTCCGGCCGACCTCGGCTTCTACGACCTGCGCCTGGAGGAGACCCGGCTTGCACAGGCTGAGCTCGCCAAGAGCTACGGCATCTCCGGCTTTTGCTACTACCACTACTGGTTCAATGGAAAGCGCGTCTTGCAGCGTCCCTTCGACGAGGTGCTCTCCAGCGGCAGGCCCGAATTCCCCTTTTGCCTTTGCTGGGCGAACGAATCGTGGACCCGCAATTGGACAGGGCTGAACAAGCACGTCCTCCTGGAGCAGACCCACAGCGAGGAGGACGACCTCGCCCACCTCGAGTGGCTGTTGCAGGTCTTCAAGGACAAGCGCTACATCACGGTGCACAAAAAGCCCCTCCTCCTGATCTACCGTGTCGACCTGATACCGCACGTAGCCAGGATGATCGAGATGTGGCGCCGCGGCGCGAAGAAGCATGGATTCCCCGACCTCTACCTGGTGGCGGTGAAGAACAACTTCGTGAAGAACTCCTTCCGCGACCTCACCGACCTCGGCTTCGACGGCGTCGTGGAGTTTCAACCAAACGGCGCGTACTTCCCGCACCGCAGCCCGGTGCAGAAGATCGTGAACAAGGTGAAGCGGAAGACGAACGCCCTGGTAGGGCGACTTTCCGGGAACCCCCTCCGGCAGCCCCTCTACGTGAGCGACGTGTACGACTACCGGAAGTACGTGGCGAAGGCGGTGCGCGGGCTCGCTCGGGAGGGGAAGGTCTTCCCGACTGTCATCCCGGGGTGGGACAACAGCGCCAGGAGAAGGGACGGCGCCCGCATCCTGCAAAACGACGACGCCGCTCTCTATGGTGAGTGGCTGAAGGAGGCGCTGGCCAGCACGAAGCGCTTCCACCCGGAGGAGCAGCTCGTCTTCATAAACGCCTGGAACGAGTGGGCCGAAGGGTGCAAGCTCGAGCCGGATGCCCGCAACGGCCGGAAGTTTCTGGAGGCGACGCGGGAGGCGGTCAGCGAGGTGTCCACGGCATGA
- a CDS encoding glycosyltransferase family 4 protein: protein MKIALIRQKYTPFGGAERYMARLVDGLCAAGHEVHVLAAKWEAGGSAAVTVHRVPVVKFPGWLKALTFSLGCRRIIDRERFDVVFSLERTLRQDVYRAGDGCHRMWLRQKNLDRGVWGWLGTYLNPFQLTYLRLERKLFTDPRLRAIIANSHIGKEEIVSLYGVPPEKIHVVYNGIDGAAFPLSERETLRQRLAEEYGLRDEVRILYVGSGFSRKGVPALVEAAAKLDFPFKIFVVGKGHTAKLKRRAQSLGIAERVVFTGPVRDPERFYLGCDLFVFPTRYDPFSNATLEAMVCGLPVVTTPHNGVSELIRDGEEGVVVRDPLDAEELASAIRRLADRETRRRMSAAAARTAAALTMQENTRQTLAVIEKVMPHCTAGGAGRK, encoded by the coding sequence GTGAAAATTGCCCTGATCAGGCAGAAATATACCCCCTTCGGCGGCGCCGAGCGGTACATGGCGCGCCTCGTGGATGGTCTGTGCGCCGCGGGGCACGAGGTGCACGTCCTCGCCGCGAAGTGGGAGGCGGGGGGCTCGGCGGCGGTGACGGTGCATCGGGTCCCCGTGGTGAAGTTTCCGGGATGGCTGAAGGCGCTCACCTTTTCCCTCGGGTGCCGCAGGATCATCGATCGCGAGCGCTTCGACGTGGTGTTCAGCCTGGAGCGCACCCTGCGCCAGGATGTGTACCGTGCGGGGGACGGGTGTCACCGGATGTGGCTGCGCCAGAAAAACCTCGACCGCGGCGTGTGGGGGTGGCTTGGCACCTATCTGAACCCGTTCCAGCTCACCTACCTGCGCCTGGAGCGCAAGCTCTTCACCGATCCCCGGCTGCGCGCCATCATCGCCAATTCGCATATCGGCAAGGAGGAGATCGTCTCCCTCTACGGCGTCCCCCCGGAGAAGATCCACGTGGTCTACAACGGGATAGATGGAGCCGCCTTCCCCCTTTCGGAGCGGGAAACTTTGCGGCAGCGGCTTGCGGAGGAATACGGGCTGCGCGACGAGGTGCGCATCCTCTACGTCGGCTCCGGATTCAGCCGCAAAGGGGTCCCAGCTCTCGTGGAGGCTGCGGCGAAGCTGGACTTCCCCTTCAAGATCTTCGTGGTGGGGAAGGGGCACACTGCAAAGCTTAAGCGGCGCGCCCAGAGCCTGGGGATTGCCGAGCGGGTGGTTTTCACCGGTCCGGTGCGCGATCCCGAGCGTTTTTACCTCGGATGCGACCTCTTCGTCTTTCCGACCCGCTACGACCCCTTCAGCAACGCGACGCTGGAGGCGATGGTGTGCGGTCTTCCTGTGGTAACGACGCCTCACAACGGCGTCTCCGAGCTCATCCGCGACGGTGAGGAGGGAGTCGTGGTCCGGGATCCGCTCGATGCGGAGGAACTTGCCTCGGCGATCCGCCGCCTCGCCGACCGTGAGACCCGCAGGCGCATGTCCGCTGCCGCCGCGCGCACTGCTGCCGCGCTGACCATGCAGGAGAACACCCGGCAGACTCTGGCGGTGATCGAGAAGGTCATGCCGCATTGCACGGCCGGGGGTGCAGGAAGAAAGTGA
- a CDS encoding GxxExxY protein: MNRDQETYAIIGAAMEVHRVLGHGFLEAVYQEALAHELTSRGIPFCREVELPVFYKDIRLGTSYKADFICYESIIVELKALEMLTGKDHGQVINYLKATRSKRALLLNFGARSLEHDRFVLDL; encoded by the coding sequence ATGAATCGGGATCAGGAGACGTACGCTATTATCGGCGCTGCCATGGAGGTGCACAGAGTTCTCGGTCATGGCTTTCTGGAGGCGGTGTATCAGGAGGCTCTGGCACATGAGCTGACGTCGAGGGGAATTCCCTTCTGTCGCGAGGTGGAGCTTCCGGTCTTCTACAAGGACATTCGCCTCGGCACTTCGTACAAAGCAGACTTTATCTGCTATGAGAGCATCATCGTGGAACTTAAGGCGCTGGAAATGTTGACAGGCAAAGATCACGGGCAGGTGATCAACTACCTGAAGGCAACGAGGTCAAAACGCGCCCTCCTTCTCAACTTTGGAGCAAGAAGCCTGGAACATGACCGCTTTGTTCTGGATTTGTAG
- the hldE gene encoding bifunctional D-glycero-beta-D-manno-heptose-7-phosphate kinase/D-glycero-beta-D-manno-heptose 1-phosphate adenylyltransferase HldE: MERREVESFFAKATGVRALVIGDLMLDEYLWGRTERISPEAPVQVVEVSREDLRLGGAGNVVNNLVALGCSVTVCSVIGDDDNGALLRRAFEKIGADLSGVVEEPGRRTSKKTRVIAANQQIVRIDRETTAPISSSCESALLQYLSENAEHFNVILVSDYLKGVLTPALLAALCQTGRELSIPVVVDPKGKDYGKYRGATILTPNRKEAEAASGTAITDLPSLEAAADTLLSELELDALLITRSEQGMSLFFNDGAATHIPTVAREVFDVTGAGDTVLSVLSLGLACGLPLAKAAWVANVAAGIAVGKLGTSTVSPDEIVAEVGHGQKDSDSKIKNLDVVARIAAQERTRGKRIVFTNGCFDLLHVGHVKYLQKAREFGDMLIVGLNSDDSVRRLKGESRPLIDQAERAHILAALDCVDFVVIFDEDTPIRLIETIRPMVLVKGGDYTREGVVGHEIVEGYGGRIELVQFVAGRSTTRIIEKIMKNYS, translated from the coding sequence TTGGAAAGAAGAGAAGTCGAATCGTTTTTCGCGAAGGCTACCGGTGTCCGTGCGCTCGTTATCGGCGACCTCATGCTGGACGAGTACCTCTGGGGGCGCACGGAGCGCATCTCCCCGGAGGCCCCGGTCCAGGTCGTGGAGGTCTCCCGCGAAGACCTGCGTCTCGGCGGCGCGGGTAACGTGGTCAACAACCTTGTGGCACTCGGGTGCTCCGTCACCGTGTGCAGCGTCATCGGCGACGACGACAACGGCGCGCTCCTGCGCCGCGCCTTCGAAAAGATCGGTGCCGACCTCTCCGGCGTCGTGGAGGAGCCGGGGCGCCGCACCAGCAAGAAGACGCGCGTCATCGCCGCCAACCAGCAGATCGTGCGCATCGACCGCGAGACGACTGCGCCGATCTCTTCATCCTGCGAATCGGCCCTCCTCCAGTACCTCTCCGAAAACGCTGAGCACTTCAACGTGATCCTCGTTTCCGACTACCTGAAGGGGGTCCTCACCCCCGCGCTCCTCGCCGCGCTCTGCCAGACCGGCCGCGAGCTCTCCATCCCGGTGGTGGTCGACCCGAAGGGGAAGGACTACGGCAAGTACCGCGGCGCCACCATCCTCACGCCGAACCGGAAGGAGGCGGAGGCTGCCTCCGGGACCGCCATCACCGACCTCCCCTCGCTGGAGGCGGCGGCGGATACCCTCCTCTCCGAGCTCGAGCTCGACGCGCTCCTCATTACCCGCAGCGAACAGGGGATGTCCCTCTTCTTCAACGACGGCGCCGCCACCCACATTCCGACCGTTGCCCGCGAGGTCTTCGACGTCACCGGCGCCGGCGATACGGTCCTTTCGGTCCTCTCCCTCGGGCTCGCCTGCGGTCTCCCGCTGGCGAAGGCGGCCTGGGTGGCGAACGTGGCGGCGGGAATCGCCGTCGGAAAACTCGGCACCTCCACCGTCTCCCCGGACGAGATCGTGGCGGAGGTCGGCCACGGCCAGAAGGACAGCGACTCGAAGATCAAGAACCTCGACGTCGTCGCCCGCATCGCGGCGCAGGAGAGAACGCGCGGCAAGAGAATCGTCTTCACCAACGGCTGTTTCGACCTCCTGCACGTGGGTCATGTAAAATACCTGCAGAAAGCGCGCGAGTTCGGAGATATGCTTATCGTCGGACTGAACAGCGACGACTCCGTGCGTCGCCTTAAGGGGGAGAGCCGCCCCCTCATCGACCAGGCGGAGCGCGCGCACATACTGGCAGCATTGGACTGCGTCGACTTCGTGGTAATCTTCGACGAAGACACCCCGATCCGGCTCATCGAGACGATACGACCGATGGTGCTGGTGAAGGGGGGGGACTACACCCGCGAAGGGGTGGTGGGACACGAGATCGTCGAGGGGTACGGCGGGCGCATCGAGCTCGTGCAGTTCGTTGCCGGTCGCTCCACCACCCGCATCATCGAAAAAATCATGAAGAATTACAGCTAA
- a CDS encoding glycosyltransferase, translating into MTRARYNILHTEWSDGWGGQEQRIILECLKMRELGHQVVIACQPGSGILKKARELELPVEEVVMRGSIDPLAVLSLARVIRKHRINVVSTHSGKDSWSAGFAAKVCGVDLLVRTRHLSMPVSNNPFNFVYRMADGIVTTGEAIRNTMIADNGIDPGRIISIATGVSLDRFSAAGLQGVGGKEQLGIPARCRVVTMVAVLRGMKRHDLLVEAARLLRPSFPDLRFLVVGEGPGRGWVEGLIREAGVEDLFILTGYRSDVPELLSISDIAVLTSDKFEGVPQSISQAMAMGRPVVAAPVGSIPELVVDGVTGIMAETGNAASFASGIGALLRDDELRRKMGKAAQAHIMSGYTDDIMAQKTVEFYEYLLERKGKR; encoded by the coding sequence ATGACCCGCGCCCGCTACAACATCCTGCACACCGAATGGTCCGACGGGTGGGGAGGGCAGGAGCAGCGCATCATCCTCGAATGTCTCAAGATGCGGGAGCTTGGGCACCAGGTGGTGATCGCCTGCCAGCCCGGCAGCGGAATCCTGAAGAAGGCGCGGGAGTTGGAGCTCCCGGTGGAAGAGGTGGTGATGCGCGGGAGCATCGATCCCCTCGCGGTGCTCTCTCTGGCGCGGGTAATAAGGAAGCACCGCATCAACGTGGTGAGCACCCACAGCGGCAAGGACAGCTGGTCCGCTGGGTTTGCCGCAAAAGTGTGCGGAGTTGACCTCCTGGTGCGCACGCGGCACCTCTCCATGCCGGTTTCCAACAACCCCTTCAACTTCGTGTACCGCATGGCGGACGGGATCGTCACCACGGGCGAGGCGATCAGGAACACCATGATCGCCGACAACGGGATCGACCCGGGGCGCATCATCTCCATCGCCACCGGAGTATCTCTTGACCGCTTCTCGGCGGCGGGGCTCCAGGGGGTGGGGGGGAAGGAACAACTCGGTATTCCGGCGCGGTGCCGGGTGGTGACGATGGTGGCGGTGCTGCGTGGCATGAAGCGGCACGACCTGCTGGTGGAGGCGGCTCGGCTGCTGCGCCCCTCCTTTCCCGACCTGCGCTTCCTCGTCGTAGGGGAGGGGCCGGGGCGCGGCTGGGTAGAGGGGCTGATTCGGGAGGCGGGGGTGGAGGATCTCTTCATCCTCACAGGGTATCGCAGCGACGTCCCGGAACTCCTCTCTATCTCCGACATAGCGGTCCTCACTTCCGATAAGTTCGAGGGGGTGCCGCAGTCGATAAGCCAGGCGATGGCGATGGGGCGCCCTGTCGTGGCAGCGCCGGTGGGGAGCATACCGGAGCTCGTGGTGGACGGCGTCACCGGGATCATGGCGGAGACCGGCAATGCCGCATCCTTTGCCAGTGGCATCGGGGCGCTCCTTCGCGATGACGAGCTGCGCCGGAAGATGGGGAAGGCCGCGCAGGCGCATATCATGAGCGGCTACACCGACGACATCATGGCGCAGAAAACGGTGGAGTTTTACGAGTATCTCCTGGAGCGGAAGGGGAAGCGCTGA